In Sodalis ligni, a single genomic region encodes these proteins:
- the pdhR gene encoding pyruvate dehydrogenase complex transcriptional repressor PdhR, producing MAYSKIRQAKLSDVIEQQLEYLILEGTLRPGEKLPPERELAKQFDVSRPSLREAIQRLEAKGLLLRRQGGGTFVQSNLWQSFSDPLAELLAEHPESQYDLLETRHALEGIAAYYAALRGTEEDLDRIRDCHQIIQQAQESGDRDAEADAVLQYQIAVTEAAHNAVLLHLVRCMGPMLEKNVRQNFELLYSRREMLAQVSSHRAGIFAAIVAREPEKAREASHRHLAFIEEILLDLSREHSRRERSLRRLQQRKD from the coding sequence ATGGCTTACAGTAAAATCCGCCAGGCAAAGTTATCGGACGTAATAGAGCAGCAATTGGAGTATCTCATCCTGGAAGGCACGCTGCGTCCCGGTGAAAAACTGCCACCCGAGCGTGAACTGGCAAAACAATTCGACGTTTCCCGGCCCTCCCTGCGAGAAGCAATCCAGCGTTTGGAAGCCAAAGGATTGCTGTTGCGACGCCAGGGCGGGGGGACCTTCGTGCAAAGTAATCTTTGGCAAAGCTTCAGCGACCCCCTGGCTGAACTGCTGGCCGAACATCCTGAATCGCAATACGACCTATTGGAAACCCGCCATGCCCTTGAGGGCATTGCCGCTTATTATGCCGCATTGCGCGGAACCGAAGAAGATTTGGACCGTATCCGCGACTGTCACCAGATTATCCAGCAGGCTCAGGAAAGCGGCGATCGCGACGCTGAAGCCGACGCCGTTCTGCAATATCAAATTGCTGTCACCGAAGCCGCACATAATGCGGTTTTATTACATTTGGTGCGCTGCATGGGGCCGATGCTGGAAAAAAACGTACGACAGAATTTTGAATTGCTCTACTCACGCCGCGAAATGCTGGCACAGGTGAGCAGCCACCGCGCCGGGATCTTTGCGGCGATAGTAGCACGCGAGCCGGAAAAAGCGCGCGAGGCTTCACATCGCCACCTGGCGTTTATTGAGGAAATTTTGCTGGATCTCAGCCGAGAACACAGCCGGCGCGAACGTTCCCTGCGCCGTCTCCAGCAACGCAAGGACTAA
- a CDS encoding amino acid permease gives MDGKQRSETLKRGLKNRHIQLIALGGAIGTGLFLGIAQTIKMAGPSVILGYAIGGFIAFLIMRQLGEMVVEEPVAGSFSHFAYKYWGNFAGFASGWNYWVLYVLVAMAELSAVGIYMHYWWPDLPTWISAAVFFILINAINLANVKIYGEMEFWFAIIKVAAIIAMILFGGWLLLSGHGGPEASVTNLWAQGGFFPNGVNGLFMAMAVIMFSFGGLELVGITAAEADTPEISIPKATNQVIYRILLFYIGSLAILLSLYPWSKVVEGGSPFVLIFHALNSDWVATILNLVVLTAALSVYNSCVYSNSRMLFGLARQGNGPKVLQKVDRRGVPVAAIGVSALATAICVLINYLMPGKAFGLLMSLVVSALVINWGMISLAHLRFRRKMAQLGRVTKFQALWYPFGNYLCLLFMAAILVIMLMTPGMEISVYLIPVWVCLLGIGFYFKQKSQRAAGAVTR, from the coding sequence ATGGATGGTAAACAGCGCAGTGAGACGCTGAAACGCGGGTTGAAAAATCGCCATATTCAGCTTATCGCCTTAGGCGGCGCTATTGGTACCGGCTTGTTTCTGGGCATTGCGCAAACCATTAAAATGGCGGGACCGTCGGTAATTCTAGGGTATGCCATCGGCGGTTTTATCGCCTTTCTTATTATGCGGCAACTGGGCGAAATGGTGGTTGAGGAGCCGGTAGCCGGGTCATTCAGCCATTTTGCCTATAAGTATTGGGGCAATTTTGCCGGTTTTGCTTCGGGATGGAACTATTGGGTACTGTACGTATTAGTTGCCATGGCCGAACTTTCCGCCGTGGGCATCTATATGCACTACTGGTGGCCGGACCTGCCTACCTGGATATCGGCGGCGGTGTTTTTCATACTCATCAACGCCATTAACCTGGCCAACGTCAAAATCTACGGTGAGATGGAATTCTGGTTCGCCATTATCAAAGTAGCGGCCATCATTGCCATGATCCTGTTCGGCGGCTGGCTGCTTCTGAGCGGCCATGGCGGTCCCGAAGCCAGCGTGACCAACCTCTGGGCCCAGGGAGGTTTTTTCCCTAACGGCGTCAACGGCTTGTTTATGGCTATGGCGGTTATCATGTTTTCCTTCGGCGGACTGGAATTGGTGGGTATTACCGCCGCCGAGGCCGACACGCCTGAAATCAGCATTCCCAAGGCCACCAACCAGGTTATCTACCGTATCCTGCTGTTTTATATCGGCTCACTGGCTATTTTGCTGTCCCTTTACCCCTGGAGTAAGGTGGTGGAAGGAGGCAGTCCGTTTGTCCTGATTTTTCACGCCCTCAATAGCGATTGGGTCGCGACGATACTGAATCTGGTGGTGTTGACCGCGGCGCTGTCGGTCTATAACAGCTGCGTTTACAGCAACAGCCGTATGCTGTTCGGCCTGGCGCGCCAGGGCAACGGCCCCAAGGTTCTGCAGAAAGTCGATCGCCGCGGCGTACCTGTCGCCGCCATTGGCGTTTCGGCGCTGGCCACCGCCATCTGTGTGCTGATTAACTATCTGATGCCGGGCAAGGCTTTCGGTCTGCTGATGTCGCTGGTGGTATCGGCGCTGGTCATCAACTGGGGCATGATCAGCCTCGCCCATTTGCGGTTTCGCCGCAAAATGGCGCAGCTCGGACGGGTCACCAAATTCCAGGCGTTATGGTATCCGTTCGGCAATTACCTTTGCCTGCTGTTTATGGCGGCAATCCTGGTGATTATGCTGATGACCCCAGGGATGGAAATCTCGGTTTATCTCATCCCCGTATGGGTATGTCTGCTGGGTATCGGTTTTTACTTCAAGCAAAAAAGTCAGCGCGCCGCCGGCGCTGTGACCCGCTGA
- a CDS encoding family 43 glycosylhydrolase, which yields MSQTQWPNPLIEQRADPYIYRHFDGYYYFTASVPEYDRLEIRRSATLGGLSHAEPAVVWHKHQHGEMSALIWAPELHFIDKKWYLYFAGAHSPEIVDGLFQHRMFVLECADGNPLTGTWIEKGRIRTPLDTFSLDATHFFHQGRHYYVWAQNDPDIRGNSNLYLAEMATPWSLKTPPSMLSKPELPWETNGFWVNEGPAVLRHGQRLFITYSASATDTNYCIGLLWADINDDITDPRAWHKLPQPVFRTHWQNRQFGPGHNSFTLSENGEDVLVYHARSYTEITGDPLYDPNRHTRIKVFHWDEEGMPRFGEPPADHA from the coding sequence ATGAGCCAAACACAGTGGCCCAATCCATTAATCGAGCAGCGTGCCGATCCTTACATCTACCGGCATTTCGATGGTTATTATTATTTCACCGCCTCGGTGCCGGAATACGATCGGCTGGAGATTCGACGCTCGGCTACCCTGGGAGGATTATCCCATGCCGAACCGGCGGTGGTGTGGCATAAACACCAGCACGGGGAAATGAGCGCGCTGATTTGGGCGCCGGAACTGCATTTCATCGACAAAAAATGGTATCTCTATTTTGCCGGCGCCCATTCGCCGGAGATTGTCGACGGGCTCTTCCAGCATCGCATGTTCGTCCTGGAATGCGCCGACGGCAATCCCCTCACCGGCACCTGGATCGAAAAAGGGCGCATACGGACCCCGCTGGACACATTCTCCCTGGACGCCACCCATTTTTTCCATCAGGGGCGGCACTATTATGTCTGGGCGCAAAACGATCCGGACATCCGGGGCAATTCCAATCTCTATCTGGCCGAGATGGCCACGCCCTGGTCGCTGAAAACTCCGCCGTCAATGCTGAGCAAACCTGAACTGCCCTGGGAAACCAATGGTTTTTGGGTCAACGAAGGGCCGGCGGTCCTGCGCCACGGACAGCGGCTGTTTATCACCTATTCCGCCAGCGCCACCGACACCAATTATTGCATCGGCCTGCTTTGGGCGGATATCAACGACGATATCACCGATCCCCGGGCCTGGCATAAACTGCCGCAGCCGGTCTTTCGCACCCACTGGCAAAACCGGCAGTTCGGCCCGGGCCACAACAGCTTTACCCTAAGTGAAAACGGCGAGGATGTGCTGGTCTATCACGCCCGATCCTATACAGAAATCACCGGCGACCCGTTATACGACCCCAACCGCCATACGCGGATCAAGGTTTTTCATTGGGATGAAGAAGGCATGCCCCGCTTCGGCGAACCGCCGGCGGACCACGCCTGA
- the ampE gene encoding beta-lactamase regulator AmpE, giving the protein MTLFTLLLVLAWERLFKMGDHWQLDHYFERVFARTRFVSPALTILLAICWMVAVALCLRLAGNFFFGAPRLLLWILISLLCIGAGGIRKHYRAYITAAARGDGHACDAMSEELTLIHGLPVDCDKEERLHELQNALLWINFRFYLAPLFWLVSGGPYGPVLLAGYAFLRAWQTWLARRATPLKRAQSGIDTMLHWLDWIPVRLAGVAYALLGHGEKALPAWFASLADLHTGQYQVLTRLAQFSLARDPHLDEVQTPRAAVSLAKKITNVIVVVVALLTIYGALV; this is encoded by the coding sequence ATGACACTGTTTACATTATTACTGGTACTGGCATGGGAACGCTTATTTAAAATGGGCGATCACTGGCAATTGGATCACTATTTTGAGCGGGTGTTTGCCCGTACCCGCTTTGTATCTCCCGCACTGACGATTTTGCTGGCGATTTGCTGGATGGTCGCGGTGGCGCTATGCCTGAGGCTGGCGGGGAATTTTTTCTTCGGCGCGCCGCGGCTGCTGTTATGGATTTTGATTTCCCTGCTTTGCATCGGTGCGGGCGGCATTCGCAAGCACTATCGGGCCTATATCACCGCCGCCGCGCGGGGAGACGGCCATGCCTGCGACGCGATGAGCGAAGAGTTGACTCTGATTCACGGTCTGCCGGTGGATTGCGATAAAGAAGAACGTTTGCACGAATTGCAAAATGCGCTGCTATGGATCAATTTCCGTTTTTATCTGGCGCCGTTGTTCTGGCTGGTGTCCGGCGGACCCTACGGTCCGGTTCTGCTTGCCGGTTATGCCTTTTTGCGCGCCTGGCAGACCTGGCTGGCGCGCCGCGCCACCCCGCTGAAGCGGGCGCAGTCCGGTATAGACACTATGCTGCACTGGCTGGACTGGATACCCGTCAGGCTGGCAGGCGTAGCTTACGCCTTGCTGGGACACGGCGAAAAAGCCCTGCCGGCCTGGTTTGCCTCGCTGGCGGACCTGCATACCGGCCAGTATCAGGTACTGACCCGCCTGGCGCAGTTCTCCCTGGCGCGGGACCCGCACCTGGATGAGGTGCAGACCCCGCGGGCGGCGGTTTCGCTGGCGAAAAAGATAACCAACGTGATCGTGGTGGTGGTGGCGCTATTGACCATTTACGGCGCATTGGTCTGA
- the ampD gene encoding 1,6-anhydro-N-acetylmuramyl-L-alanine amidase AmpD — protein sequence MELENGWLTGTKRVPSPHSDERPNGEIPSLLVVHGISLPPGSFGGPYIDRLFTGTLTPDEHPFFSQIQGLRVSAHCLIRRDGEIVQYVPFHRRAWHAGVSCFAGRERCNDFSIGIELEGTDNQPYTDEQYLRLAELTRLLMRHYPITPARIAGHSDIAPVRKTDPGPAFLWHHYRELISPSTEDRDREHQDS from the coding sequence ATGGAGTTGGAAAACGGCTGGTTAACAGGCACTAAACGGGTCCCGTCCCCCCATAGCGATGAACGGCCGAACGGCGAAATTCCTTCGCTGCTGGTGGTGCACGGTATCAGTTTGCCGCCGGGATCGTTTGGCGGACCCTATATCGATCGCTTATTTACCGGCACGCTTACCCCAGACGAACATCCTTTCTTCTCACAGATACAGGGCCTGCGGGTATCGGCCCACTGCCTGATCCGGCGCGACGGCGAGATTGTGCAATATGTGCCGTTCCATCGCCGCGCCTGGCATGCAGGCGTCTCATGTTTCGCCGGGCGGGAACGCTGTAATGATTTTTCCATTGGCATCGAGTTGGAAGGCACTGATAATCAGCCCTATACCGATGAGCAATACCTCCGGCTGGCCGAACTTACGCGGCTGCTGATGCGGCATTATCCGATTACGCCGGCCCGCATAGCCGGTCATAGCGATATTGCCCCCGTCCGTAAAACCGATCCCGGACCGGCTTTTCTATGGCATCATTATAGAGAGTTGATTTCACCGAGCACCGAGGACCGAGACAGGGAGCACCAGGATTCATGA
- the nadC gene encoding carboxylating nicotinate-nucleotide diphosphorylase — protein MPTRRYNAERRRAELLERIQYDIPLTVTRALSEALGGTADPEADITALLLPRDRQAEAVIITRENGIFCGQQWLEEVFRQLGDGIRVEWQVKDGDAIRVNQPLCRLRGPAHLLLTGERTALNFVQTLSGVASEVKRYVDKLAGTHTQLLDTRKTLPGLRTALKYAVLCGGGSNHRLGLADAFLIKENHIIAAGSIAKAVENAVALRADVPVEVEVESLDELRQALEAGADIIMLDNFTLADMQRAVAATGQRALLEVSGNVTLETLHEYAATGVDYISVGALTKHIRALDLSMRFQ, from the coding sequence ATGCCGACACGTCGTTATAACGCTGAACGCCGCCGGGCCGAATTGCTTGAGCGTATTCAGTATGATATCCCCTTGACCGTTACCCGGGCGCTCAGCGAAGCCCTGGGGGGCACCGCCGATCCCGAGGCCGATATTACGGCGCTGTTATTGCCCCGCGACCGCCAGGCCGAGGCGGTTATCATCACCCGCGAAAACGGTATTTTCTGCGGGCAGCAATGGCTGGAGGAAGTGTTTCGGCAGTTAGGGGACGGGATCCGGGTGGAGTGGCAGGTGAAGGACGGCGATGCCATCCGGGTTAACCAGCCGCTGTGCCGGCTGCGTGGACCGGCGCATCTATTGCTGACCGGTGAACGCACGGCGCTGAATTTTGTGCAGACCTTGTCCGGCGTGGCGTCGGAGGTGAAGCGTTATGTCGATAAGCTGGCGGGTACCCATACCCAACTGCTGGATACCCGTAAAACCTTGCCCGGACTGCGGACCGCGCTGAAGTACGCGGTACTGTGCGGCGGCGGCAGCAATCACCGGCTGGGCTTGGCGGACGCCTTTTTGATTAAGGAAAATCATATCATCGCCGCCGGGTCCATCGCCAAGGCGGTGGAAAACGCCGTGGCCCTGCGCGCCGACGTGCCGGTGGAAGTAGAGGTGGAGAGCCTGGATGAACTGCGCCAGGCCCTGGAGGCCGGCGCCGATATCATCATGCTGGACAACTTTACGCTGGCGGATATGCAGCGGGCCGTTGCCGCCACCGGGCAACGGGCTTTGCTGGAGGTTTCCGGTAACGTTACCCTGGAAACCCTTCACGAATACGCCGCCACCGGCGTGGATTATATTTCCGTCGGCGCGCTGACCAAACACATCCGCGCCCTCGATCTGTCCATGCGATTCCAATAG
- a CDS encoding DUF4339 domain-containing protein, translating into MAMLNMIGWWYIVDGKRQGPVTLATLEKLLQHRILGAQSLVWREGMPQWTPLAAMESLYIDLCNCLILISSIQHQKQVNLWTKNSCRLWLTNWPKILKPRKISTSLIAY; encoded by the coding sequence ATGGCAATGCTCAATATGATCGGCTGGTGGTACATTGTGGATGGTAAGCGGCAGGGTCCGGTAACCTTGGCTACGCTGGAGAAGCTATTACAACATCGGATATTGGGTGCGCAGAGTCTTGTCTGGCGTGAAGGGATGCCGCAGTGGACCCCGTTGGCCGCCATGGAGAGCCTGTACATAGATTTGTGTAATTGCCTGATTTTGATATCTTCTATCCAACATCAAAAACAGGTTAATTTATGGACGAAAAACAGTTGCAGGCTCTGGCTAACGAATTGGCCAAAAATCTTAAAACCCCGGAAGATCTCAACCAGTTTGATCGCTTACTGA
- the ppdD gene encoding prepilin peptidase-dependent pilin, translating to MNNQQGFTLVELMVVMAIIATLSAIGLPGYQRYLDNAALTDMLHMLSPYKSAVELCAMEHGDMKECRAGESGIPDGLSSRYVAGVEVSEGVIRLTGKQALEGLTLVLTPERHAGGVLLTRRCDAAGKGQHLQRPCQALFRFDGAKE from the coding sequence GTGAATAATCAGCAGGGATTTACTTTGGTGGAACTGATGGTGGTAATGGCCATCATCGCCACATTAAGCGCCATCGGATTGCCGGGATATCAACGTTACCTCGATAATGCCGCCCTGACCGATATGCTGCATATGCTGTCCCCCTACAAATCGGCGGTGGAATTATGCGCCATGGAGCATGGGGATATGAAGGAATGCCGCGCCGGGGAGTCCGGCATTCCGGACGGACTCTCTTCCCGCTATGTCGCCGGAGTGGAGGTTAGCGAGGGGGTTATCCGCCTGACCGGCAAGCAGGCGCTGGAAGGGCTCACGCTGGTGCTTACGCCGGAGCGGCATGCCGGCGGGGTGCTTTTGACCCGCCGCTGCGATGCCGCCGGCAAAGGTCAGCATCTGCAGCGCCCCTGCCAGGCGCTGTTCCGTTTCGACGGCGCAAAGGAGTAG
- a CDS encoding GspE/PulE family protein produces the protein MIAAHDTPVQLEDYIEGLLGEAAASRASDIHIEPCPSSEYRVRFRIDGLLRKYGFCVPALAARLVVGLKMMAGMDIAERRLPQDGQLSFGKPDSGHSCRVATLPTLWGEKLVLRLLRRETGGLTLENLGMPAALRRQFLRRLQQPQGLVLFTGPTGSGKTMTLYSAIQALDRHRLNICSVEDPVEIPLADIAQCQVNRKARLDFPVLLRALLRQDPDVIMVGEIRDAETAEIAINAAQTGHLVLSTLHTLTAADVPQRLRQLGVDPARIRPVLRLVMAQRLVRRLCPACRKETASGAARTREDFMPVQSWRAVGCNQCHEGYNGRHGVFHLSSGELLPDSARAQTESPKRPDGLWRAGLALVAQGVTTVEELRRVLGEPA, from the coding sequence ATGATTGCCGCCCATGATACGCCGGTACAGCTCGAGGACTACATAGAGGGACTGCTTGGCGAGGCGGCGGCCAGCCGGGCTTCCGATATCCATATCGAACCCTGCCCGTCGTCGGAGTACCGCGTACGGTTTCGCATTGACGGCCTGCTGCGCAAATATGGCTTTTGCGTTCCGGCCCTGGCAGCGCGCCTGGTAGTAGGGCTAAAGATGATGGCCGGGATGGATATCGCCGAGCGCAGGCTTCCGCAAGACGGACAATTATCCTTTGGGAAACCGGATAGCGGCCATTCATGCCGCGTTGCCACCCTGCCGACCCTGTGGGGAGAAAAACTGGTGCTGCGTCTGCTGCGGCGGGAGACCGGCGGGCTCACCCTTGAGAATCTCGGCATGCCCGCGGCCCTGCGGCGGCAGTTCCTGCGCCGGCTGCAGCAGCCGCAGGGTTTGGTACTGTTCACCGGCCCCACCGGCAGCGGCAAGACCATGACGCTTTATAGCGCCATACAGGCTCTGGACCGCCACCGGCTTAATATCTGCAGCGTGGAGGACCCGGTGGAAATTCCGCTGGCGGACATTGCGCAGTGCCAGGTGAACCGTAAAGCACGGCTGGATTTTCCGGTATTGCTGCGCGCCCTGTTACGCCAGGATCCGGATGTGATTATGGTGGGGGAAATCCGCGATGCCGAAACCGCCGAGATTGCCATCAATGCCGCCCAAACCGGCCATCTGGTCTTGTCCACGCTGCATACGCTGACCGCCGCCGACGTACCGCAGCGGCTGCGCCAGCTGGGAGTGGATCCGGCCCGCATCAGGCCGGTGCTGCGGCTGGTGATGGCGCAACGCCTGGTACGCCGCCTTTGCCCGGCCTGCCGTAAGGAAACAGCTTCAGGCGCGGCCCGCACTCGGGAAGACTTTATGCCGGTCCAATCCTGGCGCGCGGTGGGATGCAACCAATGCCATGAGGGGTATAACGGCCGGCACGGGGTATTCCATCTGTCTTCCGGGGAGTTACTGCCGGATTCGGCGCGGGCGCAGACAGAAAGCCCAAAGCGCCCCGACGGTTTATGGCGGGCGGGCCTGGCGCTGGTGGCACAGGGCGTCACCACGGTGGAAGAGCTGCGGCGCGTACTGGGTGAACCGGCATGA
- the hofC gene encoding protein transport protein HofC — protein MNGYWLYRWRGITDEGEIREGHLLAAGKMSARQDLINQDLQPLAVRTIGYLSSRYWHDGRLMDLTSQLASLLEAGLPLRESLRLLADDHPRVGWRCLLRLLSAKIEQGHTLSLACGDFPVVFSPLYCGLLALGELTGRLDRCCRLLAEHELRLGQLKKKVRGALRYPAFICLTAAAVLTLMLTLILPEFARLYAGVNAPLPAPTRGLMALAGAAGDHCLTALLGALSLYGGYRRVCYYHPRWRQRTQAALLYLPWLGRLVRHHNLHQLFQTLAITHQAGITLDNGLEMAVRTLHHPSFRHAAQLLQQHIRQGFALYQAFEGQRLFPPHCRHLIKTGEHTGTLDEVFQQLARLHEQQTYRLADGLAQLAEPLLLLIMGGLVCAMVIVLYLPLLQLGEVFGDF, from the coding sequence ATGAACGGTTATTGGTTATATCGCTGGCGCGGTATTACCGATGAGGGCGAAATACGGGAGGGCCACTTGCTTGCCGCCGGGAAAATGTCGGCCAGGCAGGATTTGATCAATCAGGATCTTCAGCCGCTGGCGGTGCGAACTATCGGCTACCTGTCCTCAAGGTATTGGCACGACGGCCGGCTGATGGATTTGACGTCACAGCTGGCATCGCTGCTGGAGGCGGGACTGCCGCTTAGGGAGAGTCTGCGCCTGCTGGCGGACGATCATCCCCGCGTCGGCTGGCGCTGCCTGCTGCGTTTACTGAGCGCAAAAATCGAGCAGGGCCACACCCTTTCTTTGGCCTGCGGCGATTTTCCCGTGGTGTTCTCACCGCTCTATTGCGGGCTTTTGGCGCTGGGAGAGCTTACCGGCCGACTGGACCGCTGTTGCCGCTTACTGGCGGAGCACGAGTTACGCCTGGGACAGTTGAAAAAGAAGGTCCGCGGCGCGCTGCGCTATCCGGCGTTTATCTGCCTGACCGCAGCGGCGGTGCTCACTCTGATGCTGACATTGATACTGCCTGAATTCGCCAGGCTCTACGCCGGCGTGAATGCCCCGCTGCCGGCTCCGACCCGCGGACTGATGGCTCTGGCGGGGGCGGCGGGCGATCATTGCCTGACGGCGCTGCTGGGCGCCCTGTCGCTGTACGGAGGATATCGGCGTGTCTGCTACTATCATCCCCGTTGGCGGCAGCGGACCCAGGCGGCGCTGTTATACCTGCCGTGGCTGGGCAGGCTGGTACGCCATCATAATCTGCATCAATTGTTTCAGACGCTGGCCATCACTCACCAGGCGGGCATCACCCTGGATAACGGGCTGGAGATGGCCGTGCGCACCCTCCACCATCCCAGCTTTCGCCACGCGGCACAATTGCTGCAACAGCATATCAGGCAAGGCTTCGCCTTATACCAGGCATTTGAAGGGCAGCGGCTGTTTCCGCCCCATTGCCGGCATCTTATCAAAACCGGCGAGCATACGGGAACGCTGGACGAGGTATTCCAGCAGCTGGCGCGCCTGCATGAACAGCAGACCTACCGCCTCGCCGACGGTCTGGCGCAGCTGGCCGAACCGCTGCTGCTGCTGATTATGGGCGGCCTGGTATGCGCCATGGTGATAGTGCTTTATTTGCCGCTGCTGCAGCTAGGGGAGGTGTTTGGTGATTTTTGA
- a CDS encoding GMP reductase, translating to MRIEEDIKLGFKDVLIRPKRSTLKSRSDVELQREFTFKHSGCNWSGIPIIAANMDTVGTFRMAEALAAFDVLTAVHKHYSIQQWSDFISRMPDAILRHIMVSTGTSDADFLKLQQILALSPLLRFICIDVANGYSEHFVNFVQKAREACPDKVICAGNVVTGEMVEELILSGADIVKVGIGPGSVCTTRVKTGVGYPQLSAVIECADAAHGLSGQIVSDGGCAVPGDVAKAFGGGADFVMLGGMLAGHDECEGTVVEENGENFMLFYGMSSEDAMKRHVGGVAEYRAAEGKTVKLPLRGPVENSIRDILGGLRSACTYVGASRLKELTKRTTFIRVAEQENQVFTQL from the coding sequence ATGCGTATTGAAGAAGATATCAAGCTAGGTTTTAAAGACGTACTTATCCGCCCAAAGCGGTCCACTCTCAAGAGTCGTTCCGACGTTGAGCTCCAGCGCGAGTTCACTTTTAAACATTCGGGATGCAACTGGTCGGGTATTCCCATCATCGCCGCCAATATGGATACCGTCGGAACCTTCCGCATGGCGGAAGCGCTGGCGGCCTTTGATGTTCTCACCGCCGTCCATAAGCATTATAGCATTCAGCAGTGGTCAGACTTTATCAGCCGTATGCCGGATGCTATTTTGCGGCATATCATGGTTTCCACCGGCACGTCGGATGCCGATTTCCTAAAACTTCAGCAGATCTTGGCCCTGTCGCCGTTATTACGCTTTATCTGCATCGACGTCGCCAACGGCTATTCCGAACATTTCGTGAATTTCGTGCAGAAGGCGCGGGAAGCCTGCCCGGATAAAGTCATTTGCGCCGGCAACGTGGTTACCGGCGAAATGGTGGAAGAACTCATTCTCTCCGGCGCCGATATCGTCAAAGTCGGCATCGGGCCGGGTTCGGTGTGCACGACCCGCGTGAAAACCGGGGTCGGCTATCCGCAATTGTCCGCGGTAATTGAATGCGCGGACGCCGCCCATGGGCTAAGCGGCCAGATAGTCAGTGACGGCGGTTGCGCGGTGCCGGGAGACGTGGCCAAAGCCTTTGGCGGCGGCGCCGATTTTGTGATGCTGGGCGGCATGCTGGCCGGCCATGACGAGTGTGAAGGCACGGTAGTGGAGGAGAACGGCGAGAATTTCATGCTGTTTTACGGCATGAGCTCTGAAGATGCGATGAAACGGCACGTGGGCGGTGTCGCGGAATATCGCGCCGCGGAAGGTAAAACGGTGAAGCTGCCATTGCGCGGACCGGTGGAAAACTCCATCCGCGATATCCTCGGCGGTTTGCGGTCGGCCTGTACCTATGTCGGCGCGTCCCGGCTAAAAGAGTTAACCAAGCGCACCACCTTTATCCGGGTGGCCGAGCAGGAAAATCAGGTATTTACCCAGCTGTAA